A portion of the Fulvia fulva chromosome 1, complete sequence genome contains these proteins:
- a CDS encoding Peroxiredoxin TSA1-A, whose translation MFGSAKVGKCSLRSEEHCVRGRQIHRSLTTVMISRDYGVLLEEEGVAQRAAFIIDPKGRVRNITVNDADIGRSVDESLRVPEALAFKDEIGEVCPVDWKKGDKGLDHSADTTVEGPVEVPRCSWGSATPTVRSVSEWARPKLQRAWPATSKASIACPIQLAHPASSDETGDRGISSVRSGRHSPLVIPGKKIEGESTFQDQLDKALSAQKSISAAIENMQAAMRTQPIKVANWPP comes from the exons ATGTTTGGCAGTGCGAAGGTCGGCAAGTGCAGCCTCAGATCTGAAGAGCATTGCGTGCGTGGACGGCAGATCCATAGGTCACTCACGACTGTTAT GATATCCCGCGATTATGGCGTTCTGCTGGAAGAAGAGGGCGTTGCACAGCGTGCTGCCTTCATCATCGATCCCAAAGGCCGTGTCCGCAACATAACTGTTAACGATGCAGACATTGGCCGTAGCGTCGATGAAAGTCTTCGCGTGCCGGAGGCACTCGCCTTCAAAGATGAAATCGGCGAG GTATGCCCCGTGGACTGGAAGAAGGGCGACAAAGGGCTCGATCATTCTGCTGATACCACAGTTGAGGGCCCGGTAGAGGTGCCACGGTGTTCATGGGGTTCGGCGACGCCAACTGTGCGTTCAGTCTCAGAGTGGGCTCGTCCAAAGCTGCAAAGAGCATGGCCCGCGACTAGTAAGGCGTCGATTGCGTGTCCCATACAGCTGGCACATCCGGCCAGTTCGGACGAGACAGGCGATCGTGGTATTTCCAGTGTCAGGAGTGGTCGCCACAGTCCATTGGTGATCCCGGGCAAGAAGATCGAGGGCGAGAGCACATTCCAGGATCAACTGGACAAGGCCTTGTCTGCGCAGAAGAGTATATCGGCGGCCATAGAAAATATGCAGGCCGCGATGCGTACCCAGCCGATTAAGGTCGCCAATTGGCCACCGTAG
- a CDS encoding Laccase-1: protein MTEHDAIRTYDASPISMPEDEHKRGLLQEWKDHLDERPGVTGKAWSMCSAAVFISAIITFLAALVVVGSAMLGLGSQSQDVMASSNAVLNNDYVLDPAWNFDAAPKRRVFKWTIKDQEHNPDGIYRPMILVNNQYPGPLIEVNEGDTVVVEVDNQATNATSIHWHGLYQQPTPYFDGTVGVTQCRSFTYEFKVVGQSGTYWWHAHQGLQSSDGVHGPLIVHSRHEKALQRMSYDTDRVILISDHYHDLSSALLWQYLQPDAENAEPVPLSGLINGRSIRNCDDFPERRCDNTTSGVGIPPITLQSGKSHRSRLINVGAFAEFQFQVDEHELAVAEVDGTDVEPAAFHRISINPAQRYSVVLHSNVSGGESFWMRARMITSCFTDPPHNMNPDALAMVQYDSTSELQPTTKDWEEQLGQQCNDMNASKLVPADVIPPPQDADAFFYLRSKFEIGSWRLSRGFFNGSSFRPNPSSPVLHRAVNGLTTANSSFHSANDEIIAFVNSAAFDTSHELVVQTTGIQTIDFLISNFDDGNHPLHLHGYKYWVLSQGHGYPPLTQVGAEITKENLMPLYESLDLSNPLRRDTASVEAFGWILIRLVASNPGAWAFHCHISWHSEAGLAMQLLTRADALAHVQVPTANLELCAASDLAKGMGPKDEDYRDLAK, encoded by the exons ATGACTGAACACGATGCCATCAGGACATACGATGCCAGCCCCATATCCATGCCGGAAGATGAGCACAAGCGAGGACTCCTGCAAGAATGGAAGGACCATCTCGATGAGAGACCGGGCGTGACTGGCAAGGCATGGAGCATGTGCAGCGCGGCAGTCTTCATTAGTGCCATCATCACCTTTCTGGCAGCACTTGTGGTGGTCGGGTCTGCCATGCTGGGGCTTGGGTCACAGTCGCAAGACGTGATGGCCTCTTCGAATGCCGTTCTGAATAACGATTATGTTCTGGACCCAGCATGGAACTTTGACGCTGCACCAAAGCGGAGAGTCTTCAAATGGACGATCAAAGACCAGGAACATAACCCAGACGGGATTTACAGGCCCATGATACTCGTCAACAACCAGTACCCAGGACCTTTGATCGAAGTAAACGAAGGCGACACCGTGGTTGTTGAGGTAGACAACCAAGCAACGAACGCTACATCGATCCATTGGCATGGCCTTTATCAACAACCGACTCCATACTTCGATGGCACGGTTGGAGTGACACAAT GCCGTTCCTTTACGTATGAGTTCAAGGTCGTCGGCCAAAGTGGGACATACTGGTG GCACGCTCACCAAGGACTCCAATCGTCAGACGGTGTTCACGGTCCGCTTATTGTACACAGTAGGCACGAAAAGGCGCTGCAACGAATGTCTTACGACACGGACAGAGTCATCTTGATCTCTGACCACTACCATGACTTGTCATCAGCGCTCCTATGGCAGTACTTACAGCCCGATGCTGAGAACGCTGAGCCTGTGCCTCTATCAGGGCTCATCAATGGCCGCTCGATCCGCAACTGCGACGACTTTCCCGAACGACGATGTGATAACACAACCTCCGGAGTGGGAATTCCACCGATCACACTACAGTCTGGGAAAAGTCACAGGTCACGGCTCATTAATGTCGGCGCATTTGCGGAGTTCCAATTCCAGGTCGACGAACATGAGCTAGCCGTGGCAGAAGTCGATGGAACAGATGTTGAGCCTGCTGCTTTTCATCGCATCAGTATCAACCCGGCCCAAAGATACAGTGTGGTGCTTCATTCGAACGTCAGCGGAGGTGAGAGCTTCTGGATGCGTGCTCGAATGATAACGAGCTGCTTCACCGACCCTCCACATAATATGAACCCGGATGCACTTGCCATGGTACAGTACGACAGCACATCGGAGCTCCAGCCCACAACGAAAGACTGGGAGGAGCAGCTGGGCCAGCAGTGTAACGATATGAACGCCTCCAAGCTGGTACCGGCAGATGTCATCCCTCCGCCCCAGGACGCTGATGCTTTTTTCTACCTCCGCTCCAAGTTCGAGATCGGTTCATGGCGACTGAGTCGCGGGTTCTTCAACGGCAGTTCTTTCAGGCCAAACCCGAGCTCTCCAGTCCTGCACCGAGCTGTAAATGGTCTGACGACAGCCAACAGCAGCTTCCATTCCGCCAACGATGAGATTATCGCCTTCGTGAACAGTGCAGCCTTTGACACGTCTCATGAGCTGGTAGTTCAGACCACGGGCATCCAGACGATTGACTTTCTGATATCGAACTTTGATGACGGTAATCACCCACTTCATTTGCATGGGTACAAGTACTGGGTTCTATCGCAAGGCCATGGATATCCTCCGCTGACGCAGGTCGGGGCAGAGATTACCAAGGAGAATTTGATGCCGTTGTATGAGAGCCTGGACCTCTCCAATCCGCTTCGGAGAGACACAGCTTCTGTAGAGGCATTCGGCTGGATATTGATTCGCTTGGTGGCTAGTAACCCCGGTGCCTGGGCTTTCCACTGCCACATTTCGTGGCATTCCGAAGCGGGTTTGGCGATGCAACTGCTCACGAGAGCTGACGCACTGGCTCATGTCCAGGTTCCCACTGCAAATCTGGAACTCTGTGCAGCCTCTGATCTAGCAAAGGGAATGGGGCCGAAAGACGAAGACTATCGAGATCTGGCGAAGTGA